From the Desulfobacterales bacterium genome, one window contains:
- the ade gene encoding adenine deaminase, translating to MTLNQRIQAARGQEAVDLLLTGGRVINVYSGEIVSTSIGISGGYIAGLGDYPAGRTIDLGGRFVAPGFIDAHVHIESAMTRVTEFVRAVLPRGTTAVVADPHEIANVLGKEGIDYMLRSAEHQPMNLYFGLPSCVPATHMETSGAVLDAEALEPFMAHERIVALGEMMNFPGVIYEDAGVLRKIRMARAVGKPVDGHAPGLTGRDLNAYIAAGITSDHECATATEAMEKLAAGMHIMIREGTGAKNLKDLLPVVNQRTWRRMMWCTDDRHPHDLLQLGHIDSMVREAICSGLDPVIAIRMATLNPAEYFGLRDIGAIAPGKRADMVVFSDLNDLKIGQVYCGGVLVAENGVMRPEIGKPASAAVSSAMNLRPDQLDFSIPAEGRQVRVIDIIAGQLITDERIMEAAISNGLAVSDPDRDMLKIAVVERYTGRAGTGRAFVRGFGLKHGALASSVAHDSHNIIVVGVDDESMKAAASRVIQMGGGLVAARGSRIAASLALPIAGLMSDEPVLSVEARLNRLIQVARAFGSVLADPFMALSFLALPVIPRLKITDRGLINVDRFEPVSLFVSMALSPADTA from the coding sequence ATGACACTTAATCAGCGGATACAGGCGGCGCGGGGGCAGGAGGCGGTTGACCTGCTGCTGACAGGCGGCCGCGTGATCAATGTGTATTCGGGTGAAATCGTATCGACATCGATCGGCATCTCGGGCGGATATATTGCCGGGTTGGGGGACTATCCTGCCGGGCGGACCATCGATCTGGGCGGCCGGTTTGTCGCGCCGGGTTTTATCGACGCGCATGTTCACATTGAAAGCGCCATGACCCGCGTCACCGAATTTGTCCGGGCCGTGCTCCCCCGGGGCACGACCGCCGTGGTGGCCGATCCGCATGAGATTGCCAATGTACTCGGAAAAGAAGGCATCGACTATATGCTGCGCTCGGCCGAGCATCAGCCCATGAACCTGTATTTTGGCCTTCCGTCATGCGTGCCTGCCACCCATATGGAAACTTCGGGCGCGGTGCTGGATGCGGAGGCGCTCGAACCCTTCATGGCCCATGAGCGGATCGTGGCGCTGGGCGAGATGATGAATTTTCCGGGCGTGATTTACGAAGATGCGGGGGTGCTTCGGAAAATCAGGATGGCCCGGGCCGTCGGAAAGCCGGTGGATGGCCATGCGCCGGGGCTGACCGGAAGGGATCTGAATGCCTATATCGCCGCGGGCATCACCAGCGACCATGAGTGCGCTACAGCGACCGAGGCCATGGAGAAGCTGGCCGCCGGCATGCATATCATGATCCGGGAGGGCACGGGTGCGAAAAATCTGAAGGATTTGCTGCCGGTTGTCAATCAACGGACGTGGCGTCGGATGATGTGGTGTACCGATGACCGTCATCCCCATGATCTTCTGCAGCTGGGGCATATCGATTCCATGGTTCGGGAGGCTATCTGCTCCGGGCTCGATCCGGTGATTGCCATCCGGATGGCGACCTTAAATCCGGCTGAGTATTTCGGACTTCGCGACATCGGGGCCATCGCGCCCGGCAAACGCGCGGACATGGTCGTGTTTTCCGATTTGAACGATCTGAAAATCGGGCAGGTGTATTGTGGCGGGGTCCTGGTGGCGGAAAATGGCGTCATGCGGCCGGAAATCGGAAAGCCGGCGTCGGCTGCCGTCTCCTCTGCCATGAACCTGAGGCCGGATCAGCTGGATTTTTCAATTCCGGCCGAAGGCAGGCAGGTCCGGGTTATCGATATCATTGCCGGGCAGCTGATTACGGATGAGCGGATCATGGAGGCCGCCATATCAAATGGTCTGGCCGTATCCGATCCTGACCGGGATATGCTCAAGATTGCGGTGGTCGAACGCTATACGGGACGAGCGGGAACCGGGCGGGCATTTGTCAGGGGATTTGGCCTCAAACACGGGGCGCTTGCATCGAGCGTGGCCCATGATTCCCATAATATCATTGTCGTGGGCGTTGATGACGAATCCATGAAAGCCGCGGCATCGCGTGTGATTCAAATGGGGGGAGGTCTGGTCGCCGCGCGGGGCAGCCGGATTGCGGCCAGTCTTGCGCTGCCCATCGCCGGTCTGATGTCCGATGAGCCGGTGTTGAGCGTGGAAGCACGGTTGAACCGGCTGATTCAAGTTGCCCGAGCGTTTGGATCGGTGTTGGCGGACCCGTTTATGGCCTTGTCATTTCTGGCGCTCCCGGTGATTCCCCGGTTGAAGATTACGGACAGGGGCCTGATCAATGTCGACCGGTTTGAGCCGGTCAGTCTGTTTGTTTCGATGGCTTTATCGCCGGCAGATACAGCGTAA
- a CDS encoding amidohydrolase: MPFDLVIHNGQIVTVNPGFEIIGNGCICISGGKLVQVGPEPEGFSPPEAAQVIDAAGGIVMPGLVNTHTHLPMTLFRGLADDLPLMQWLNEHIFPAEARFIHPENVKWASRLACAEMLLSGTTCCCDGYFLEHEVAEAVVESGMRAVLGQGVIDFPAPGVADPKENILAAVHFTDTWRSRSSLIRPSIFCHSPYTCTEQTLKTAKQAADENGVLFQIHVAETRGEVDRSYADHGISPIAYLDRIGILDEKTLLVHAVWISDGDIDIIARTGARVSHNPESNMKLASGISPLPKLIGAGICVGLGTDGCASNNDLDLLHEMDLTAKLHKVSTLDPVAADARTVLTMATAGGAKAIGLGRETGSLEIGKQADVMILDMAKPHLVPMYHPESHIVYAAKGSDVRDVIVGGRVLVRNRQVLTLDVEEIMENVNRIAGAIRAEGKEEDGVLRTGD; this comes from the coding sequence ATGCCATTTGATCTTGTCATTCATAACGGACAGATTGTCACGGTCAATCCCGGTTTTGAAATCATCGGCAACGGCTGTATCTGTATCAGCGGCGGGAAACTGGTTCAGGTCGGCCCCGAGCCGGAAGGTTTTTCCCCGCCTGAGGCAGCGCAGGTCATCGATGCGGCGGGCGGCATTGTCATGCCCGGGCTGGTGAACACCCACACGCATCTGCCCATGACCCTGTTCCGGGGGCTGGCCGATGATCTTCCGCTGATGCAGTGGCTCAACGAGCATATTTTCCCGGCCGAAGCCCGCTTTATCCATCCGGAAAACGTAAAATGGGCGAGCCGGCTGGCCTGTGCCGAAATGCTGCTGTCCGGCACCACCTGCTGCTGTGACGGGTATTTTCTGGAGCATGAGGTGGCCGAAGCGGTTGTTGAATCCGGCATGCGGGCGGTCCTGGGTCAGGGGGTGATTGATTTTCCGGCTCCGGGAGTCGCCGATCCGAAAGAGAACATCCTTGCGGCGGTTCATTTTACTGACACATGGCGGTCCCGGTCTTCATTGATCCGGCCGTCCATTTTCTGCCATTCTCCGTATACCTGTACGGAACAGACCTTGAAAACGGCCAAACAGGCGGCGGATGAAAACGGGGTGCTGTTTCAGATCCATGTGGCGGAAACCCGAGGGGAGGTGGACCGGTCTTATGCGGATCACGGCATCTCGCCCATCGCGTATCTGGACCGGATCGGCATTCTGGATGAAAAGACGCTGCTGGTGCATGCCGTGTGGATCAGTGACGGGGATATTGACATCATAGCCAGAACCGGGGCCCGGGTATCTCATAACCCGGAAAGCAACATGAAGCTGGCTTCCGGGATATCTCCGCTGCCCAAACTGATAGGCGCCGGGATCTGTGTGGGCCTGGGAACCGACGGTTGCGCCAGTAACAATGATCTGGACCTGCTTCATGAAATGGACCTGACCGCCAAGCTGCACAAGGTCAGCACCCTGGACCCGGTAGCGGCAGATGCCCGCACCGTTCTGACGATGGCCACTGCCGGCGGGGCCAAAGCCATCGGGTTGGGTCGGGAAACCGGTTCGCTCGAGATCGGCAAACAGGCGGATGTGATGATTCTCGATATGGCAAAACCCCACCTGGTGCCGATGTATCATCCCGAATCCCATATTGTCTACGCGGCAAAGGGTTCGGACGTGCGGGATGTCATCGTGGGTGGCAGGGTTCTGGTGAGAAACCGGCAGGTACTGACGCTGGATGTGGAGGAGATTATGGAAAACGTCAATCGGATTGCCGGAGCGATTCGTGCTGAGGGGAAAGAAGAGGACGGAGTGCTGAGAACTGGGGACTGA
- a CDS encoding DUF4238 domain-containing protein encodes MKRSLNNPKIHHYVTQSYLTRFTDKKGFLHVFDHLPRSFRKQRPKEVMKIDSYYRQKWSLAGVDPNIIEKTFGEWFETNSKDSINQLINCPAELTDDGSTTLLTYIEMQRIRVPRQAGRYG; translated from the coding sequence ATGAAACGAAGTTTAAACAACCCAAAAATACACCATTATGTGACTCAATCGTATTTAACTCGATTCACTGATAAAAAAGGTTTTCTGCATGTCTTTGATCATTTACCCCGTTCATTTAGAAAACAAAGGCCGAAAGAAGTCATGAAGATCGACTCTTACTATCGCCAAAAATGGTCACTGGCTGGAGTCGACCCAAACATAATAGAAAAAACATTTGGGGAATGGTTCGAGACAAATTCAAAGGATTCAATTAATCAATTGATTAACTGTCCTGCTGAATTGACAGATGACGGCAGCACAACCCTTCTTACCTATATCGAAATGCAACGCATCAGAGTTCCCAGGCAGGCAGGCAGATATGGCTAA
- a CDS encoding DUF4238 domain-containing protein — translation MAKELIQSTILRLAPPDAGSEIHAGKVLLTMKYSARFDYIRMIIGVLYPWFGQMEWEVFEAESGSAFITTGSPVSFYNPEVPPPAEAGLALAGTFVFFPLSYSYALLMRHHEFQKNSNISALTVLPDPPNEDSQLSITHGAVWNQRLVNNFNWKMAQLSDRLVVGESKDILEACTSS, via the coding sequence ATGGCTAAAGAGCTAATTCAATCCACCATTCTACGTTTAGCACCACCTGATGCGGGGTCCGAAATTCACGCCGGGAAAGTCTTACTAACAATGAAATACTCTGCTCGATTTGACTACATTCGTATGATCATTGGGGTGCTTTATCCATGGTTTGGACAGATGGAATGGGAGGTTTTTGAGGCAGAAAGCGGCTCCGCATTTATCACAACTGGCAGTCCTGTATCCTTTTATAACCCAGAAGTTCCGCCCCCAGCCGAAGCGGGTCTTGCGCTTGCTGGAACGTTTGTGTTTTTTCCGCTTAGTTATAGTTATGCTCTACTTATGCGACATCATGAATTTCAAAAAAATTCAAATATATCTGCCTTGACCGTGCTGCCTGATCCGCCAAACGAAGATAGCCAGTTATCGATTACCCACGGGGCAGTATGGAACCAAAGGCTTGTTAACAATTTTAACTGGAAAATGGCGCAGCTTTCTGATCGCCTTGTTGTGGGAGAAAGCAAGGACATATTGGAAGCATGTACATCAAGCTAA
- a CDS encoding thioesterase family protein — translation MMESMTGDDELFAVINEIFNEKIPFNKVLGLNVDSISYGGVKISFEMRDELIGNYMRGTLHGGVISSVIDVTGGLATLMGLHEKMAGETLEKKLARFGRIATIDLRVDYLRPGFGKRFVCRGCTLRTGNKVAVTRIELHNDQDDLIAVGTGSYGVS, via the coding sequence ATGATGGAAAGTATGACAGGCGATGACGAATTGTTTGCGGTCATCAATGAAATATTCAACGAAAAGATCCCGTTCAATAAAGTGCTTGGCCTTAACGTTGATTCGATCAGTTACGGCGGCGTCAAAATTTCATTTGAAATGCGGGACGAACTGATCGGAAATTACATGCGCGGAACATTGCATGGCGGGGTCATTTCATCGGTCATCGATGTGACCGGCGGGCTGGCAACGCTTATGGGCCTCCATGAGAAAATGGCTGGAGAGACGCTGGAAAAAAAACTGGCAAGATTCGGCAGGATAGCCACCATTGATCTGCGTGTGGATTATCTGAGGCCGGGTTTCGGCAAGCGGTTTGTTTGCCGGGGCTGTACGCTGAGAACGGGGAACAAGGTTGCCGTGACAAGGATTGAACTCCATAACGATCAGGATGATCTCATTGCCGTCGGCACCGGCTCCTATGGGGTTTCCTGA
- a CDS encoding calcium-binding protein: MTESRKFQIGDSVRVKTGTKDPDFGIDISGWQGRISETDDDLICIIWDSITCSSFPEKHIFQCEEDDLDWQRIYLEANEVEPAGPRDTAKNVIEKSEEIQSIHRWDDLGASGKRIQKILKNVDPADDLEALNVWETYLTDSLSFPFEAEISECLDDGPLQQGDKIRIHGIMGSDDWYGIIIKLRLGRKVYHTPLCEIEVLDKKSNNYTLVDDYINWFGGR; this comes from the coding sequence ATGACTGAAAGCAGAAAATTTCAAATCGGAGATTCCGTCAGGGTTAAGACGGGTACAAAAGACCCTGACTTTGGGATAGATATCAGCGGCTGGCAGGGCAGGATTTCAGAAACAGATGATGACCTTATCTGCATAATCTGGGACAGCATCACCTGTTCATCATTTCCGGAGAAACACATTTTTCAATGCGAAGAAGATGACCTGGATTGGCAGAGAATATATCTGGAAGCAAATGAGGTTGAACCTGCTGGCCCTCGGGATACAGCAAAAAATGTAATTGAAAAAAGCGAAGAAATCCAATCCATACATCGCTGGGACGATTTAGGGGCGTCCGGGAAAAGAATCCAAAAAATTCTGAAAAACGTTGATCCGGCTGATGACCTGGAAGCTTTAAATGTCTGGGAAACGTATCTGACCGATTCGTTATCTTTTCCATTTGAGGCTGAAATATCAGAATGCCTGGACGACGGTCCATTACAGCAGGGGGACAAAATAAGAATCCACGGCATTATGGGAAGTGACGATTGGTACGGTATTATTATCAAACTCAGACTCGGTAGAAAAGTATATCATACGCCCCTGTGTGAGATTGAAGTTTTGGATAAAAAATCAAATAATTATACCCTTGTAGATGATTACATAAACTGGTTTGGCGGTAGATGA
- a CDS encoding AAA family ATPase, which produces MKKYNEKIPGPEELEKEIGNFLTKKFGQGIKVVTPAVLPHAMSDEQEEAKAGHRKFSINFDLKPEQLIAYLDQYIIKQDSAKSILATKICTHFNRIKRIERSRAELNDIVGLIKNNILMIGPTGVGKTYMIKLIARKIGVPFIKGDATKFSETGYVGGDVEDLVRDLVREADGDIELAQYGIIYIDEIDKIASSHNVVGADVSRTGVQRALLKPLEETEVDLKVPHDPIAMIQEIEQYRKTGKSEKRAVNTKNILFIVSGAFSELVQLIRKRIIDKGIGFGARISTEEAQNHILQQVKSEDLIQYGFESEFVGRLPVRAVFDKLTEDDLYSILRNPNNPILLGKKLDFDAYGIRIKFEDAALRTLARQAYMENTGARGLVSAVEKALLYFEKTLPSIDIQHFPVTNAIIDDTNKTLRSLNEPDTRHRWELEFDRVCREEKKIVRQYIECNKSRLGDKHNLALNESRIDTISDFYCKKILDIDYAVTTIKSYYDHIKQIELQFFKNHDINIVFEEDAIDFIIEQLINDKVTVDSIYNRLTGDFQYGLKLIVEKTGKNRFFISREALKSPEAYINNIIRDEMRKDREKQ; this is translated from the coding sequence ATGAAAAAATATAATGAAAAAATACCGGGCCCCGAGGAACTTGAAAAAGAAATCGGAAATTTTTTAACAAAAAAATTCGGCCAGGGGATAAAGGTTGTCACGCCGGCCGTTTTGCCTCACGCCATGTCCGATGAACAGGAAGAGGCAAAAGCCGGCCACCGCAAATTCTCAATCAATTTTGATTTAAAACCCGAACAGCTGATCGCCTATCTCGATCAATATATCATTAAGCAGGACAGCGCCAAATCCATTCTCGCCACAAAAATCTGCACTCATTTCAACCGGATCAAACGGATTGAACGATCACGTGCGGAACTCAACGACATCGTCGGGCTCATCAAGAACAATATCTTAATGATCGGCCCTACCGGCGTCGGCAAAACCTATATGATCAAATTAATCGCCAGAAAAATCGGTGTTCCGTTCATCAAGGGAGATGCGACCAAGTTCAGCGAGACCGGTTATGTGGGGGGCGATGTGGAAGATCTGGTCCGCGATCTGGTCCGAGAGGCTGACGGAGATATCGAACTGGCTCAGTACGGCATTATTTATATCGATGAAATCGACAAAATTGCTTCAAGCCACAATGTGGTCGGTGCGGATGTATCCAGAACCGGTGTTCAGAGGGCGTTGTTAAAACCGCTGGAAGAAACCGAGGTCGATCTGAAGGTACCGCATGATCCGATCGCCATGATTCAGGAGATCGAACAATACCGGAAAACCGGCAAAAGTGAAAAACGTGCGGTCAACACCAAAAACATCCTGTTTATCGTCAGTGGCGCTTTCAGTGAGCTGGTTCAACTTATCCGAAAACGTATCATCGACAAAGGAATTGGCTTCGGTGCCAGAATTTCTACGGAAGAAGCGCAAAACCATATTCTGCAGCAAGTCAAATCTGAAGATCTGATTCAATACGGATTTGAATCCGAATTTGTCGGACGGCTGCCGGTTCGAGCCGTGTTTGACAAGTTGACCGAAGACGATTTGTACAGCATCCTGAGAAACCCCAACAACCCGATTTTGCTGGGGAAAAAGCTTGACTTTGACGCTTATGGAATCCGGATCAAATTTGAAGACGCCGCGCTGAGAACACTGGCCCGCCAGGCATACATGGAAAATACCGGCGCAAGAGGACTGGTCAGTGCAGTTGAAAAGGCGTTGCTGTATTTTGAAAAAACCCTGCCGTCTATCGATATCCAGCATTTTCCCGTAACCAATGCCATCATTGATGACACAAATAAAACGCTCCGGTCCTTAAACGAACCGGATACCCGCCATCGATGGGAACTCGAATTTGACCGGGTGTGCCGTGAAGAAAAAAAAATCGTCAGACAGTATATAGAATGCAACAAATCAAGACTGGGCGACAAACACAACCTGGCGTTAAATGAATCCCGCATCGACACCATTTCAGATTTTTATTGCAAAAAAATCCTGGATATCGACTATGCGGTCACAACCATAAAATCTTATTATGACCACATCAAGCAGATCGAATTACAGTTTTTCAAAAACCATGATATAAATATCGTTTTTGAAGAAGATGCTATTGATTTTATTATCGAACAACTGATAAATGACAAGGTCACCGTCGATAGCATTTATAATCGACTGACAGGTGACTTTCAGTACGGTCTGAAACTGATTGTTGAAAAAACAGGTAAAAATCGCTTCTTTATCAGTAGAGAAGCCTTGAAATCACCGGAGGCATATATCAATAATATAATCAGAGATGAAATGCGTAAGGATCGCGAAAAACAATAA
- the ahbC gene encoding 12,18-didecarboxysiroheme deacetylase: MIGISKLYCGTVEPSDALRYGRNSSELPSHLLQFSKDKRPVVVWNITKQCNLKCVHCYAQAKNLPAVGELTTEEGKALLDDLSQFGVPVVLFSGGEPLVREDLPELAGYAVKKGMRAVISTNGTLITPEMARILKDIGLSYVGISLDGMEEIHDRFRGVKGSFQKALEGIENCKAAGIKVGLRFTINKANAKEIPAIFDLLDNLDIPRACFYHLVYAGRGSKLVKDDLTHEASRRVVDQIMDLTRQLYDQGKEKEILTVDNHADGPYLYLRMLKEDPERAAEVLELLQMNEGNNSGRGFGCISWDGEVYADQFWRHYSFGNVRKRGFSEIWSDLSEPLMGKLKEKKKHVTGRCATCRWLDICGGNFRVRAEAVTGDVWAPDPACYLTDEEIAR; the protein is encoded by the coding sequence ATGATTGGAATTTCAAAACTTTACTGCGGAACGGTAGAACCATCCGATGCGCTGCGATACGGACGCAACTCCTCGGAGCTACCCTCCCACCTGCTCCAGTTCTCCAAAGACAAACGGCCGGTAGTGGTCTGGAACATAACAAAACAGTGCAATTTAAAATGTGTCCACTGTTACGCCCAAGCCAAAAACCTGCCGGCAGTCGGTGAACTGACAACCGAGGAAGGCAAAGCGCTTCTGGATGATCTTTCTCAATTCGGTGTTCCCGTGGTCCTGTTCTCCGGTGGCGAACCCCTGGTGCGAGAGGACCTTCCCGAGCTGGCCGGCTATGCCGTCAAAAAAGGCATGAGAGCGGTGATCTCAACAAACGGCACATTGATCACGCCTGAAATGGCCAGAATTTTAAAAGATATCGGACTGTCATACGTTGGCATCAGCCTTGATGGCATGGAAGAAATTCACGACCGGTTCAGAGGCGTCAAAGGCTCCTTTCAAAAAGCCCTGGAAGGAATTGAAAACTGTAAAGCCGCCGGGATCAAGGTCGGTCTCCGGTTTACCATCAATAAAGCCAATGCAAAAGAAATCCCCGCGATCTTTGATCTGCTCGACAACCTGGATATCCCGCGGGCCTGCTTTTACCACCTTGTCTATGCGGGACGAGGATCCAAACTGGTAAAAGACGATTTAACCCATGAAGCGTCACGACGGGTTGTCGATCAGATCATGGACTTGACGCGTCAGCTGTACGATCAGGGAAAGGAAAAAGAAATTCTGACCGTAGACAATCACGCAGACGGCCCCTACCTCTATCTCAGGATGTTGAAAGAGGATCCTGAACGGGCCGCGGAAGTGCTGGAACTGCTGCAAATGAATGAAGGAAATAATTCCGGCAGGGGTTTTGGATGTATCAGCTGGGATGGCGAAGTGTATGCGGATCAGTTCTGGCGTCATTACAGCTTTGGCAATGTCAGGAAACGTGGTTTCTCGGAAATCTGGTCCGACCTTTCCGAACCGTTAATGGGCAAACTCAAGGAAAAGAAAAAACACGTCACGGGACGATGTGCCACCTGCCGCTGGCTGGACATCTGCGGCGGCAATTTCAGGGTTCGCGCCGAAGCGGTTACCGGCGATGTCTGGGCACCGGACCCGGCCTGTTATTTAACCGATGAGGAAATTGCCCGATAA